A genomic window from Brassica oleracea var. oleracea cultivar TO1000 chromosome C8, BOL, whole genome shotgun sequence includes:
- the LOC106307428 gene encoding ferredoxin--NADP reductase, leaf isozyme 2, chloroplastic-like has protein sequence MATALNAAVSLTSSKSSSLPATSCAIAPDRIRFGKGAFYYKSNSVVTSRRVVSVRAEVTTDTPPAVKKVEKESKKNEEGVITNKYRPKEPYTGKVLLNTKITADDAPGETWHMVFSHQGEIPYREGQSVGVIADGIDKNGKPHKVRLYSIASSALGDLGNSETVSLCVKRLVYTNDAGEVVKGVCSNFLCDLKPGSDVKLTGPVGKEMLMPKDPNATVIMLATGTGIAPFRSFLWKMFFEKHDDYKFNGLAWLFLGVPTTSSLLYTEEFDKMKAKAPENFRVDYAISREETNDKGEKMYIQTRMAQYAPELWELLKKDNTFVYMCGLKGMEKGIDDIMVSLAANDGIDWFDYKKQLKKAEQWNVEVY, from the exons ATGGCGACTGCTTTGAATGCTGCTGTCTCTCTCACTTCTTCAAAATCTTCTTCTCTTCCAGCTACTAGCTGTGCCATTGCTCCTGATAGGATCAGGTTTGGTAAG GGTGCTTTTTACTACAAAAGCAACAGTGTAGTGACAAGCAGAAGAGTTGTTTCGGTAAGAGCTGAGGTCACAACAGATACTCCTCCTGCTGTGAAGAAAGTAGAGAAAGAGTCAAAGAAGAACGAGGAAGGTGTGATCACCAACAAGTACAGACCAAAAGAGCCTTACACTGGCAAAGTCCTTCTCAACACCAAGATCACAGCTGATGATGCCCCTGGAGAGACCTGGCACATGGTTTTCAGCCATCAAG GTGAAATACCGTACAGAGAGGGCCAATCTGTTGGTGTGATTGCAGATGGGATTGACAAGAATGGGAAGCCTCACAAGGTCAGGCTTTACTCCATTGCAAGCAGCGCTCTTGGAGATCTTGGCAACTCTGAAACC GTTTCCTTGTGTGTGAAAAGACTTGTGTATACTAATGATGCAGGAGAGGTTGTTAAAGGAGTTTGCTCAAATTTCTTGT GTGACTTGAAACCAGGGAGTGATGTTAAGCTCACTGGTCCTGTAGGGAAAGAAATGCTTATGCCAAAGGATCCAAACGCCACTGTTATTATG CTTGCCACAGGGACAGGAATAGCACCTTTCAGGTCTTTCTTGTGGAAGATGTTCTTCGAGAAACATGATGACTACAAG TTTAATGGCTTAGCTTGGCTGTTCTTGGGTGTACCAACGACTAGTTCATTGCTCTACACAGAG GAGTTTGATAAGATGAAAGCAAAGGCACCTGAGAATTTCAGGGTTGATTACGCTATAAGCAGAGAAGAAACTAACGACAAAGGAGAGAAAATGTATATCCAGACCAGAATGGCGCAGTACGCACCAGAGTTATGGGAGTTGTTGAAGAAAGACAACACGTTTGTCTACATGTGTGGGCTCAAGGGAATGGAGAAAGGAATTGATGACATTATGGTCTCATTAGCTGCTAATGACG GAATTGACTGGTTTGATTATAAGAAGCAGTTGAAGAAGGCAGAGCAATGGAACGTTGAAGTCTACTGA
- the LOC106309580 gene encoding uncharacterized protein LOC106309580 produces the protein MGKKSRSGDCTDRESWDKLFKTLVKILQTKQDEVESLLKDRKVLEDKLKSQNENWISDARNHDEQLSLMKREVETREMMQFFETSKGSLLSGFKERDHSLCNLKLEQTVDERNDFKAWFDFLTLNTNKESGSSLEAEMTKLKLEYEKKKREVSDLSRENVFVWSQLKCIESGFTDKWKKKEDEIAQANSKISSLLSYQEQLQSSNHEKDEIISSLKAKVVEMETDSRKRDEEISKLSRELESLKKSRSFTPVLTRCTTRDKGNTVGSQVFTKKEKLAASTPNQEEIKSAKRKRENKTTPATVSVIPKLFSSTFRLPKLKSPPSGAI, from the exons ATGGGTAAGAAATCTAGGTCTGGGGATTGTACGGATCGGGAAAGCTGGGACAAACTCTTCAAGACTTTGGTAAAGATTCTACAGACGAAACAAGACGAGGTCGAATCGCTTCTTAAAGACAGGAAGGTTCTCGAAGATAAGCTCAAATCTCAAAACGAGAACTGGATCTCTGATGCTCGTAACCACGACGAACAACTCTCTCTG ATGAAGAGAGAAGTTGAAACGAGGGAGATGATGCAGTTCTTTGAGACCTCTAAAGGCAGTCTCTTGTCTGGATTTAAGGAAAGGGATCATTCTCTTTGCAATTTGAAGCTAG AACAGACGGTGGACGAGAGAAACGACTTCAAGGCTTGGTTTGATTTCCTCACTCTCAACACAAAT AAGGAAAGTGGCAGCTCATTGGAAGCTGAGATGACAAAACTGAAGCTTGAGTATGAGAAGAAGAAACGTGAAGTATCTGATCTCTCACGAGAGAACGTGTTTGTTTGGAGTCAGCTCAAATGTATCGAGAGTGGGTTCACTGATAAGTGGAAGAAGAAAGAAGACGAGATTGCTCAAGCGAATTCCAAAATATCGAGCCTTTTATCTTATCAAGAGCAGCTTCAGTCATCTAATCACGAGAAAGATGAGATTATCTCAAGCTTGAAGGCTAAGGTTGTTGAGATGGAAACGGATTCTAGGAAGAGAGATGAGGAGATCTCAAAGCTCTCACGGGAACTAGAGTCTTTGAAGAAGTCTCGTAGCTTCACACCGGTTTTAACTAGATGCACAACTCGTGACAAAGGTAACACCGTGGGATCTCAGGTATTTACTAAGAAAGAGAAGCTAGCTGCATCAACACCTAATCAAGAG GAAATTAAAAGCGCAAAGAGGAAACGAGAGAACAAGACCACGCCAGCCACAGTTTCAGTAATCCCAAAGCTGTTCTCTTCCACGTTTAGGCTTCCCAAGTTAAAGTCTCCACCTTCTGGAGCCATATAA